The following coding sequences are from one Microbulbifer sp. TB1203 window:
- a CDS encoding FimV/HubP family polar landmark protein — MRVRKLALAVGLVSALGGNAALALGLGEIKLNSTLNQPLDAEIKLLQTRGLGDNEIKVRLAGHEDFERAGVDRSYLLNELKFDVDYSGGEPVIRISSRVPIREPFLNFLVETRWPSGRLLREYTLLMDLPAFSGEIAQQPVRAAERERQQVRRQAPVQKPLEQTRTEPVQAQQAPEPREQQPPAEEPEAQQPVAEEPLELRRETQTAQVQDDSGSRVYGPVAANQTLWEIAVDNRVGNGLSVQQTMLAIQRLNPDAFINDNINLLKRGAVLRLPSAEDVRALTLTEAIAEVASQNESWRQRSVDEPATGAPLDARAATAEAPAAESVEGRVSLAAPGDNESVLSGSGSGTGDSEALAGELTVTEEELDKSRLENEELQERISELDEQIDTMERLVEVSNEEMQAVQAAAEHSGSEEAAVDGAPEETEEFTEAETAAGVEEAPVEEETSEEEVEADSDRNRVVTVQTQPEPTLVDRLMDNIQLIGIAAGALLIGLFGFFTWRRRKEEEEAMRQVEAEMAAERTLATAPELGEVDENLSAVENVQVEDNFDLDQLDDVDTGDPVSEAEIHLSLGQYGDAENKLLAGLETARDNVEARLMLLEVYAHQQSIDKFDDHYRQLLSVSDGPVADRAARLRESIAGAPPFEAPAMDFSSESLEATQLDDISASFEDDFSSASSSSGFESSSSSDFESEGEGDSSLLDDLTMDLSFDSGSDTAGDDDGEFTLDLELDTDLGGDTTGERESESEGEEFNLDDLMSGGELDLGDMDGGTDSAEPEQTAESDDGGLDFDLDLSPMEDDSAAELEDFSTSSEIASEDDLGDLSLDDLESFGGELDGGLDLDSIDLDDIAGLDGSLAAESDTDVAVAEEKPLQPQSQPQPQPKQAAVQEPAAEQDASADLGDLSFNLESDLDSELNLLEGSDEVSTKLELAQAYLDMGDRDGAKDILSEVVEEGGDEHKRRAKEMLERMA; from the coding sequence ATGCGTGTGCGAAAGCTGGCACTAGCGGTTGGTCTGGTCAGCGCACTGGGTGGCAACGCGGCTCTGGCGCTTGGGCTGGGTGAGATCAAGCTGAACTCGACCCTCAATCAGCCTCTCGATGCAGAAATCAAACTGCTGCAAACACGCGGTCTTGGCGACAACGAAATCAAGGTGCGCCTCGCCGGCCACGAGGATTTTGAGCGGGCGGGCGTGGACAGGTCCTACCTGCTTAACGAACTGAAATTTGATGTGGACTATTCCGGTGGCGAGCCGGTGATCCGCATATCCAGCCGTGTTCCCATTCGCGAACCCTTTCTGAATTTCCTGGTGGAGACCCGCTGGCCCAGCGGCCGGTTGCTGCGGGAGTACACCCTGCTGATGGATCTGCCAGCCTTCTCCGGCGAAATCGCGCAACAGCCGGTGCGCGCTGCCGAGCGAGAGCGTCAGCAGGTCCGCCGCCAGGCGCCGGTGCAGAAACCCCTCGAACAGACCCGGACCGAGCCGGTGCAGGCGCAGCAAGCACCCGAACCCCGGGAGCAGCAACCGCCGGCGGAAGAGCCCGAAGCGCAGCAACCTGTGGCGGAAGAACCGCTCGAGCTGCGCCGTGAGACACAGACCGCCCAGGTTCAGGACGACAGCGGCAGCCGCGTGTACGGCCCGGTGGCCGCCAACCAGACCCTGTGGGAAATCGCCGTCGACAATCGCGTCGGCAATGGTCTCTCCGTGCAGCAGACCATGCTGGCGATCCAGCGCCTCAATCCCGACGCATTCATTAACGACAATATCAACCTGCTGAAGCGGGGCGCGGTGCTGCGCCTGCCCAGCGCCGAGGATGTGCGCGCGCTCACTCTTACCGAAGCCATTGCCGAAGTGGCCTCGCAGAACGAATCCTGGCGCCAGCGTTCGGTCGACGAACCTGCCACCGGGGCTCCGCTGGACGCCCGTGCGGCCACCGCGGAAGCGCCCGCCGCTGAGAGTGTTGAGGGCCGGGTGAGTCTGGCTGCGCCGGGGGACAACGAGTCCGTCCTGTCCGGTTCCGGCAGCGGCACTGGGGACAGCGAGGCCCTGGCCGGCGAGTTGACGGTTACCGAGGAGGAACTGGACAAATCGCGCCTGGAAAACGAGGAGTTGCAGGAGCGCATCTCGGAGCTGGATGAACAGATCGACACCATGGAGCGCCTGGTAGAGGTCTCCAACGAAGAAATGCAGGCCGTCCAGGCCGCCGCTGAACACTCCGGCTCCGAAGAGGCCGCCGTCGATGGCGCTCCGGAGGAAACCGAGGAGTTCACTGAAGCGGAAACCGCTGCCGGGGTGGAAGAAGCTCCAGTGGAAGAGGAAACCTCCGAGGAAGAGGTGGAAGCGGACAGCGACCGCAACCGGGTGGTAACGGTGCAGACCCAGCCGGAGCCCACCCTGGTGGACCGGCTGATGGACAATATCCAACTGATAGGGATCGCTGCGGGCGCCCTGTTGATCGGTCTGTTCGGTTTCTTCACCTGGCGCCGCCGCAAAGAGGAAGAGGAGGCCATGCGTCAGGTTGAGGCGGAGATGGCCGCCGAGCGCACCCTGGCCACAGCGCCGGAACTCGGCGAGGTGGACGAGAACCTGAGCGCTGTAGAAAACGTGCAGGTCGAAGACAATTTCGACCTGGACCAGTTGGATGACGTGGATACCGGCGATCCGGTTTCGGAAGCGGAAATCCACCTGTCCCTGGGCCAGTACGGCGACGCGGAGAATAAGCTGCTGGCCGGCCTGGAAACTGCGCGGGACAATGTGGAGGCGCGTCTGATGCTGCTCGAGGTGTACGCGCACCAGCAGAGTATCGACAAGTTTGACGATCACTATCGCCAGCTGCTCAGCGTCAGCGACGGCCCGGTTGCGGACCGCGCCGCGCGCCTGCGCGAGAGTATCGCCGGTGCGCCGCCGTTCGAGGCGCCGGCGATGGATTTCTCCAGCGAATCCCTGGAGGCCACGCAACTGGACGACATCAGTGCTTCTTTTGAAGATGATTTCTCCAGTGCGAGTTCCTCCTCCGGTTTCGAAAGCTCTTCTTCTTCCGATTTCGAAAGTGAAGGGGAGGGCGACAGCTCGCTGCTGGACGACCTGACCATGGACCTCTCCTTCGACAGCGGCAGCGATACCGCCGGAGATGACGACGGGGAATTCACTCTCGACCTGGAGCTGGATACCGATCTGGGTGGCGATACCACCGGCGAGCGGGAATCCGAATCCGAGGGTGAGGAATTCAACCTGGACGACCTGATGTCCGGTGGAGAGCTGGACCTCGGCGACATGGATGGGGGCACCGACAGCGCTGAGCCCGAGCAGACTGCGGAGAGCGACGACGGCGGGTTGGATTTCGACCTGGATCTCTCGCCCATGGAGGACGACAGCGCTGCGGAGTTGGAAGATTTCTCAACCTCCTCTGAAATTGCTTCGGAGGACGACCTGGGAGACCTCTCCCTGGACGACCTGGAGAGTTTCGGCGGCGAGCTGGACGGTGGCCTGGATCTGGATTCCATCGACCTGGACGACATTGCCGGTCTGGATGGGTCCCTGGCCGCGGAGAGCGATACCGACGTCGCCGTGGCCGAGGAAAAGCCACTGCAGCCCCAGTCTCAGCCGCAACCCCAGCCGAAACAGGCCGCGGTCCAGGAGCCCGCCGCAGAGCAGGACGCATCGGCGGACCTGGGCGACCTGAGCTTCAATTTGGAGAGCGACCTGGACTCCGAACTGAATCTGCTCGAGGGCAGCGACGAGGTCAGCACCAAACTGGAACTGGCACAGGCCTACCTGGACATGGGTGACAGGGACGGCGCCAAGGACATCCTCTCCGAGGTAGTGGAGGAGGGCGGCGACGAACACAAGCGCCGCGCGAAGGAGATGCTGGAGCGGATGGCGTAA
- the folC gene encoding bifunctional tetrahydrofolate synthase/dihydrofolate synthase, with protein sequence MSSLQDWLSRLERLHPTEIELGLDRVARVARALDVQKPAPKVITVAGTNGKGSCIAAMEALLRAGGHSVGAYSSPHLLRFNERVRIDGIEVEDVELVRAFEAVEAVRGEVSLTYFEYTTLAALWLFREAGVEFALLEVGLGGRLDAVNLVDADIAVITSIAVDHEDWLGSDREVIGREKAGILRPGAPFVCADPEPPLSVASAAGGLGCPSYFIGRDFLVGGTDYRFGEFELELPPTGLPRPSIAAAVTALAVLDALPEDAEGALAPLELAGRCQQIHWRGRSLLLDVGHNPAAAEYLARRLDGNPIAGETRALVAVMADKDLPGLFAPLVEKVDTWYPSLLPGNERAAGCPALIAGLRSAGVAEGRIRADCAPVREALERALGEIGVKDRLLVFGSFFTVAEVLQCIREGGDGEPGL encoded by the coding sequence ATGTCCTCACTGCAAGATTGGCTTTCCCGCCTCGAGCGGCTGCACCCCACGGAAATCGAACTTGGCCTGGACCGCGTGGCCCGGGTGGCGCGCGCGCTGGATGTGCAGAAACCGGCTCCCAAAGTCATCACTGTCGCCGGCACCAACGGCAAGGGTTCCTGTATCGCCGCCATGGAGGCGCTGCTGCGCGCCGGCGGCCATTCGGTGGGGGCCTACAGTTCCCCCCATCTGCTGCGTTTCAACGAACGGGTGCGTATCGACGGCATTGAGGTGGAAGATGTCGAACTGGTGCGCGCTTTCGAAGCGGTGGAAGCCGTGCGGGGCGAAGTCAGCCTCACCTATTTCGAATACACCACCCTGGCGGCGCTGTGGCTGTTCCGGGAAGCCGGTGTGGAGTTCGCACTGCTGGAGGTGGGCCTCGGCGGGCGCCTGGATGCGGTCAACCTGGTGGATGCGGATATCGCGGTGATCACCAGCATAGCGGTGGATCACGAAGACTGGCTGGGCAGCGACCGGGAGGTCATCGGCCGGGAGAAGGCCGGCATTCTGCGCCCGGGGGCCCCCTTTGTCTGCGCCGATCCGGAGCCGCCGCTGTCGGTCGCCTCGGCGGCCGGGGGGCTGGGCTGCCCCAGCTATTTTATCGGCCGCGACTTCCTGGTCGGCGGCACCGACTACCGTTTTGGCGAGTTCGAGCTCGAACTGCCGCCCACCGGCCTGCCGCGCCCCAGTATCGCCGCCGCCGTCACCGCGCTGGCGGTGCTCGACGCGCTGCCGGAGGATGCCGAAGGGGCGCTGGCGCCGCTCGAGCTGGCGGGGCGCTGCCAGCAGATCCACTGGAGGGGCCGTTCGCTGCTGCTGGATGTGGGACACAACCCGGCGGCCGCGGAGTACCTGGCGCGCCGGCTTGACGGCAACCCCATTGCCGGCGAGACCCGGGCACTGGTGGCGGTCATGGCCGACAAGGACCTGCCGGGGCTGTTCGCGCCCCTGGTCGAAAAGGTCGATACCTGGTATCCGTCGCTGCTGCCGGGCAACGAGCGCGCGGCCGGCTGCCCCGCGCTGATCGCCGGGCTGCGCAGCGCCGGCGTGGCGGAAGGCCGTATCCGCGCCGACTGCGCGCCGGTCCGAGAGGCCCTGGAGCGGGCCCTGGGTGAGATCGGTGTCAAAGACAGGTTGCTTGTCTTCGGTTCCTTCTTTACTGTTGCGGAAGTTTTACAGTGCATACGAGAAGGCGGCGATGGCGAGCCGGGACTTTGA
- the truA gene encoding tRNA pseudouridine(38-40) synthase TruA: MQRDYIYKPNGEVPPGEQLPAGLRRLALGVEYCGARLHGFQKQASAAETVQAHLEQALSSIANEPVTLVCAGRTDAGVHATNQVIHFDTRAVRPQRAWVQGVNTRLPDSVRVRWAREVPAQFHARFSARARSYRYLIHSAPTRSAQAAAEVTWTQHPLDIEAMRKGAAHLLGRHDFTSFRASQCQSKSPVRDLTRLDIARVGQLIVLEVSANAFLHHMVRNITGVLMAVGRGERKPEWVKAVLESRDRTAGGVTAPPFGLYLVDVQYPREFNLPESEPGPLLVPLPLGGLGAETPLL; this comes from the coding sequence ATGCAGCGTGATTATATCTACAAACCCAACGGCGAAGTCCCCCCCGGCGAACAACTGCCCGCGGGCCTTCGCCGCCTTGCGCTGGGCGTCGAGTACTGCGGGGCGCGCCTGCACGGTTTCCAGAAGCAGGCATCCGCCGCAGAGACGGTGCAGGCCCACCTGGAGCAGGCACTGTCCAGCATCGCCAATGAGCCCGTGACCCTGGTATGCGCCGGCCGCACCGACGCCGGCGTACACGCCACCAACCAGGTGATTCACTTCGACACCCGCGCAGTGCGGCCGCAGCGCGCCTGGGTGCAGGGCGTCAACACCCGCTTGCCGGATTCAGTGCGGGTGCGCTGGGCGCGGGAGGTGCCGGCGCAATTCCACGCGCGCTTCTCCGCCCGCGCGCGCAGCTACCGCTACCTGATCCACAGCGCGCCCACCCGCTCGGCCCAGGCCGCTGCGGAGGTGACTTGGACCCAGCACCCGCTGGATATTGAGGCCATGCGCAAAGGTGCCGCCCACCTGTTGGGGCGGCACGATTTCACCAGCTTCCGCGCCAGCCAATGCCAGTCGAAAAGCCCGGTGCGCGACCTCACCCGCCTGGATATCGCCCGCGTCGGCCAGCTGATCGTATTGGAGGTGAGCGCCAACGCCTTTCTCCACCATATGGTGCGCAATATCACCGGCGTGCTGATGGCGGTGGGTCGCGGCGAGAGAAAGCCGGAGTGGGTGAAGGCAGTCCTGGAGTCCCGCGACCGCACCGCCGGCGGCGTCACCGCGCCGCCGTTCGGGCTCTATCTGGTGGATGTGCAGTACCCACGGGAGTTCAACCTGCCCGAATCGGAACCGGGACCGCTGCTGGTGCCCCTGCCCCTCGGCGGGCTGGGTGCGGAAACGCCACTTTTGTAG
- a CDS encoding phosphoribosylanthranilate isomerase, translating to MRVKICGITTIDDARIAVDAGADALGLVFYSASPRCIDGERAAAVAAGVSPFVTLTGLFVNATAAEVEQVLAQVPLNLLQFHGDESAEYCEQFRRPYIKALRMKDGLDVLAAMAAHPKARGFLLDAYRPGVPGGTGETFDWQRVPQDSGREVILAGGLTPDNVAAAIAAARPQAVDVSGGVEATPGRKDHNKVREFVQAAKGR from the coding sequence ATGCGCGTAAAAATCTGCGGCATTACCACTATCGATGATGCGCGGATCGCAGTGGATGCCGGTGCCGATGCCCTTGGCCTGGTGTTTTACTCGGCCAGTCCTCGCTGTATCGACGGTGAACGGGCGGCGGCTGTCGCCGCGGGGGTATCGCCCTTCGTCACCCTCACAGGTTTGTTTGTGAATGCCACGGCGGCGGAGGTTGAACAGGTGTTGGCGCAGGTGCCGCTCAACCTGCTGCAGTTCCACGGCGATGAGAGCGCCGAGTATTGCGAGCAGTTCCGGCGCCCCTATATCAAGGCGCTGCGCATGAAAGACGGCCTGGATGTACTCGCGGCCATGGCGGCGCACCCGAAAGCGCGGGGATTTCTGCTCGACGCCTACCGCCCCGGGGTGCCCGGCGGCACCGGTGAAACCTTCGACTGGCAGCGGGTGCCCCAAGACAGCGGGCGCGAAGTCATACTCGCCGGCGGCCTGACCCCGGACAATGTGGCCGCGGCCATCGCCGCGGCGCGGCCGCAGGCGGTGGATGTCAGCGGCGGCGTGGAGGCGACGCCGGGGCGCAAGGACCATAACAAGGTCAGGGAATTTGTTCAGGCGGCCAAAGGCCGGTGA
- a CDS encoding SPOR domain-containing protein: MASRDFDLAKHGPVRRARLNDGFKQRIVGALVLAALAVIFLPTLFDREGARYIDATSQIPPAPDIQPIEIAEPRPVTDVAPAPAPEEAFQPELVEQPSKPPASPEEDVAQKPAAESEKPAVQKDDPPILDARGLPVAWVVQVASYSDEARAERLRTRLMGEGYKAYTRGVTTDKGRFVRVFVGPKVSEADARGAKRELDQLLGAQTLVLRFKP, translated from the coding sequence ATGGCGAGCCGGGACTTTGATCTCGCAAAACACGGCCCGGTAAGGCGGGCCCGGCTGAACGATGGCTTCAAGCAGCGCATCGTGGGCGCGCTGGTGCTCGCCGCGCTGGCGGTGATCTTCCTGCCGACCCTGTTCGACCGCGAGGGCGCCCGCTATATCGACGCCACCAGCCAGATCCCGCCGGCGCCGGATATCCAGCCCATCGAGATCGCCGAGCCCCGGCCGGTGACAGATGTGGCCCCGGCTCCCGCACCGGAAGAGGCCTTTCAGCCGGAATTGGTGGAACAGCCTTCCAAACCTCCTGCCTCGCCGGAGGAAGATGTTGCGCAAAAGCCTGCTGCGGAAAGCGAAAAACCGGCGGTGCAAAAAGACGATCCACCCATTCTCGACGCCCGCGGCCTGCCGGTCGCCTGGGTAGTGCAGGTGGCCTCCTACAGCGATGAAGCCCGCGCGGAACGACTCCGCACGCGTCTGATGGGCGAGGGCTACAAGGCCTATACCCGCGGAGTGACCACCGACAAAGGCCGCTTTGTACGGGTTTTTGTAGGCCCGAAAGTCAGCGAGGCGGATGCCCGGGGGGCCAAGCGCGAGCTGGACCAGTTGCTCGGCGCGCAGACTCTGGTACTGCGTTTCAAGCCCTGA
- the accD gene encoding acetyl-CoA carboxylase, carboxyltransferase subunit beta, with the protein MSWLEKIVPAVIRTERRKGASKVPEGVWKKCVKCDAMLYRPELERNLDVCPKCDHHFRIGARRRLDMFLDEEEREELATDVVPVDRLKFKDVKKYKDRLTQAQKATGEKDALIAMRGTLKGKPLVAVAFEFAFHGGSMGYVVGERFTRAAQRALDEGIPLVCFSATGGARMQEALISLMQMAKTSAVLEKLKMAGVPYISIMTDPVYGGVSASLALLGDINAAEPGARAGFAGPNIIEQTIRQKLPKGFQRSEFLLEHGAIDMIIPRAEMRRTVARLLGKLTAA; encoded by the coding sequence ATGAGCTGGTTAGAAAAAATTGTCCCCGCAGTAATCCGCACCGAGCGCCGCAAGGGCGCCAGCAAGGTTCCGGAGGGCGTGTGGAAAAAGTGCGTCAAGTGCGACGCCATGCTCTACCGCCCGGAGCTGGAGCGCAATCTGGATGTGTGCCCCAAGTGCGACCACCACTTCCGTATCGGCGCCCGCCGCCGCCTGGATATGTTCCTCGACGAAGAGGAGCGCGAGGAGCTGGCCACCGACGTGGTGCCGGTGGACCGCCTGAAATTCAAGGACGTAAAAAAATACAAGGACCGCCTCACCCAGGCGCAGAAGGCGACCGGGGAAAAGGACGCATTGATTGCCATGCGAGGCACCCTGAAGGGCAAACCCCTGGTGGCGGTGGCCTTCGAGTTCGCGTTTCACGGTGGTTCCATGGGCTATGTGGTGGGTGAGCGCTTCACCCGTGCGGCCCAGCGCGCGCTGGATGAGGGTATCCCACTGGTGTGCTTTTCCGCTACCGGCGGCGCGCGCATGCAGGAGGCGCTGATCTCACTGATGCAGATGGCCAAGACCTCCGCGGTGCTGGAGAAGCTGAAAATGGCCGGTGTGCCCTATATCTCCATCATGACCGACCCGGTCTACGGCGGCGTGTCCGCCTCCCTGGCCCTGCTGGGAGACATCAACGCCGCCGAGCCCGGCGCCCGCGCCGGTTTTGCCGGCCCCAATATCATCGAGCAGACCATCCGCCAGAAGCTGCCCAAGGGATTCCAGCGCAGCGAGTTCCTGCTGGAGCACGGCGCCATCGATATGATCATTCCCCGCGCGGAGATGCGCAGAACGGTTGCGCGGTTGCTGGGCAAGCTGACCGCTGCGTAA
- the trpA gene encoding tryptophan synthase subunit alpha, with product MPAIGFRNDFVITENRIDRRFAQLRAEGRKALVTYIVAGDGGLENTVPMMHQLVEAGSDLIELGVPFSDPMAEGPVIQKGHERALEHKSSLRKCLELVKEFRREDGETPVILMGYANPIEKMGAEQFADAARDAGVDGALTVDLPAEEAGPLNQLLGERGLRNIFLLTPTTSEERIGAITRLASGFVYYVSLKGVTGAGHLDLDSVRDNLARIRRHTDLPLCVGFGIKDGASARAVSEPGDGAVVGSVLVSIIGEARDAAEAKGKITSLVGEMRAALDA from the coding sequence ATGCCCGCGATCGGCTTTAGGAATGATTTCGTGATAACAGAAAACCGCATCGACCGCCGTTTTGCCCAACTGCGCGCCGAGGGCCGCAAGGCGCTGGTGACCTATATCGTCGCCGGCGACGGCGGCCTGGAAAATACCGTGCCGATGATGCACCAGTTGGTGGAGGCCGGTTCCGACCTGATCGAGCTGGGTGTGCCTTTCTCCGATCCCATGGCCGAGGGGCCGGTGATCCAAAAGGGCCACGAGCGGGCCCTCGAGCACAAGTCATCCCTGCGCAAGTGCCTGGAGCTGGTGAAGGAATTCCGCCGCGAGGACGGGGAGACCCCGGTAATCCTGATGGGTTACGCCAACCCCATTGAAAAAATGGGCGCGGAGCAGTTCGCCGATGCGGCCCGGGATGCCGGTGTGGACGGCGCGCTCACCGTGGACCTGCCGGCGGAAGAGGCGGGGCCATTGAATCAGCTGCTGGGCGAGCGCGGCCTGCGCAATATTTTCCTGCTCACGCCGACCACCAGCGAAGAGCGCATCGGAGCGATTACCCGGCTGGCCAGCGGCTTTGTCTACTATGTTTCCCTGAAGGGAGTCACCGGCGCCGGGCACCTGGACCTGGATTCGGTGCGGGACAACCTGGCGCGCATCCGCCGCCACACCGACTTGCCGCTGTGCGTGGGTTTCGGTATCAAGGACGGCGCCTCCGCCCGCGCGGTGAGTGAACCTGGCGACGGTGCGGTTGTGGGCAGCGTACTGGTATCCATCATCGGCGAGGCACGGGATGCCGCCGAGGCCAAAGGCAAAATCACATCGCTGGTCGGCGAAATGCGCGCGGCACTGGATGCGTAA
- a CDS encoding CvpA family protein has translation MNWADWTILAIVAISTLIGLSRGFVRETLSLLTWVAAFVVAMMFRDELAPLLSRLVDTPSLQAIAAFAILFIFTLLAGAGLNMTLSAFVEATGLSGTDRVLGMVFGLLRGGIVVLTVLIVAPALVPVEEDGWWRESVLIPHFLEFEDRAREAAAALKEFFVNLF, from the coding sequence ATGAATTGGGCTGACTGGACCATCCTGGCGATCGTGGCCATTTCCACGCTGATCGGTCTCAGTCGGGGTTTTGTGCGCGAAACCCTTTCCCTGCTCACCTGGGTGGCGGCCTTCGTGGTGGCGATGATGTTCCGCGACGAACTGGCCCCGCTGCTCTCCCGCCTGGTGGACACCCCCTCGCTGCAGGCGATTGCCGCCTTCGCCATCCTGTTTATCTTTACCCTGCTCGCCGGCGCCGGTCTCAATATGACCCTGTCTGCCTTTGTAGAGGCCACCGGGCTGTCCGGTACCGACCGGGTGCTGGGGATGGTGTTCGGACTGCTGCGCGGCGGCATTGTCGTGCTGACGGTGCTGATAGTGGCCCCGGCTCTGGTGCCGGTGGAGGAGGACGGCTGGTGGCGGGAGTCGGTGCTGATTCCCCACTTCCTGGAGTTCGAGGATCGGGCGCGGGAGGCGGCCGCTGCGCTCAAGGAATTCTTTGTAAATCTTTTTTGA
- the trpB gene encoding tryptophan synthase subunit beta: MSDSDVVDFSAYPDAGGHFGPYGGRFVSETLISALDELQAMYSSLKDDPEFQAAFDYDLAHYVGRPSPLYLAERLTAQAGGARIWLKREDLNHTGAHKVNNTVGQALLAKRSGKSRVIAETGAGQHGVATATVAARLGLKCAVYMGAEDVKRQSPNVYRMKLLGAEVIPVESGSKTLKDAMNEAMRDWVTNVDDTFYIIGTVAGPHPYPQLVRDFNSVIGREARRQSLEEFGRLPDALVACVGGGSNAIGLFHPFLNDSEVKMYGVEAGGEGLATGRHAAPLNEGVPGILHGNRTYLMEDEDGQIIETHSVSAGLDYPGVGPEHAWLKDIGRVEYVTADDSEALDAFRKLTRTEGILPALESSHAVAYALKLAATMTPEQNIVVNLSGRGDKDIFTVAAIDGIKV; this comes from the coding sequence GTGAGTGATTCAGACGTGGTGGATTTTTCTGCTTATCCGGATGCCGGCGGGCACTTCGGTCCATATGGCGGCCGTTTTGTGTCGGAGACGCTGATCAGCGCGCTGGATGAGTTGCAGGCGATGTATTCGAGCCTGAAAGACGATCCGGAATTCCAGGCCGCCTTCGACTACGATCTCGCCCACTACGTGGGCCGCCCCTCGCCGCTGTACCTGGCCGAGCGGCTGACGGCGCAGGCCGGCGGCGCGCGCATCTGGCTCAAGCGCGAGGACCTGAATCACACCGGCGCGCACAAGGTAAACAACACCGTGGGCCAGGCGCTGCTGGCCAAGCGCAGCGGCAAGAGCCGCGTGATCGCCGAGACCGGTGCCGGCCAGCACGGCGTCGCCACCGCCACCGTGGCCGCGCGCCTGGGATTGAAATGCGCGGTGTACATGGGCGCGGAGGACGTCAAGCGCCAATCCCCCAATGTCTACCGCATGAAATTGCTCGGTGCGGAAGTGATTCCAGTGGAATCCGGCTCCAAGACCCTGAAGGATGCCATGAACGAGGCCATGCGCGACTGGGTCACCAACGTGGATGACACCTTCTACATTATCGGCACCGTTGCCGGCCCCCACCCCTATCCGCAACTGGTACGGGATTTCAACTCGGTGATCGGCCGTGAGGCGCGCCGCCAGAGCCTGGAGGAATTCGGTCGTCTGCCGGACGCCCTGGTAGCCTGTGTGGGCGGCGGCTCCAACGCCATCGGCCTGTTCCACCCCTTCCTGAATGACAGTGAAGTGAAAATGTACGGCGTGGAAGCGGGCGGCGAGGGCCTGGCCACCGGCCGTCACGCGGCGCCGCTGAACGAGGGCGTGCCGGGCATACTGCACGGCAACCGCACTTACCTGATGGAGGATGAAGACGGCCAGATTATCGAGACCCACTCGGTTTCCGCGGGCCTCGACTACCCGGGGGTGGGCCCGGAGCACGCCTGGCTGAAGGATATCGGCCGCGTGGAATACGTAACCGCGGACGACAGCGAGGCCCTGGACGCCTTCCGCAAACTCACCCGCACCGAGGGCATCCTGCCGGCGCTGGAGTCCAGCCACGCGGTGGCCTACGCGCTGAAGCTGGCCGCCACCATGACGCCGGAACAGAACATCGTGGTCAACCTGTCCGGCCGCGGCGACAAGGATATTTTTACCGTAGCCGCCATCGACGGCATCAAAGTGTAG